The Linepithema humile isolate Giens D197 chromosome 2, Lhum_UNIL_v1.0, whole genome shotgun sequence genome has a segment encoding these proteins:
- the LOC105673975 gene encoding probable ATP-dependent RNA helicase DDX20, translating into MAQYIAHDISKKTRTKDIKIQDDVTFFQMGFSQNILDGLIVAGFQRPSPIQLKAIPLGRCGFDLITRAKSGTGKTLVFGIIALEMLDIQVSSPQVLIIAPTREIAIQISHVIKAIGSKIEGLSVEYFVGGISIEEDKKKLSTCHIAVGAPGRLEHLIEKRLLRVSTIRLLVLDEADKLLEINYQKSINHIISKLPTNKQVIASSATYPGDLETFLQVYMSSPILVSPDLDGPILIGIKQFVAVVSVHPNSMKQVQIKVDELVKIFTKISFKQCLVFTNYQSRTQSISNKINFKGFSSLHISGNQDMTNRLGTIEKLRNFECRILVTTDLTARGIDVENINMVVNFDIPTDAATYLHRIGRAGRYGSHGISITIISENELLSFRELLTSVGGPNFYLFKLNYDYAEDVWASDTAVFEKVYSKSEKSRTELSDIDKAILESENGIPIVLPIRKLSPEVNSTSKNNIANSSAVKHSECESVEFRNKAANGTSSSENTGITKHKESKSDLLKHVASNGTSLSEENISDLTDMKDNICKNVSPKHTTTSNTSSSKSDITNIIMTYEKHKSILKDGKCHGVVYNNKRLKQKKTNLDEKIKISSLFEHYDQGRIQRKANFQRSTDISEECKEVSTTTDSSESRNTHKCTITPDSSNSPSPMEQLNENMFKVDFLNMQDHKLSNADIENISEYMKSLLSDEEEKNDTLISVSTCENMVDNEKISHDIDSAKDSDLMYSSKSPIKESDNNKNNEIWDELNNYLLMYSKEMKENNNDTCINDEKSLEKVASNWKELLDLEINLLDDMTKSMTDSIHKLVYEEYCSALKIFLCIQKRAFLCVFPQFRNDEEVQDTYIYSKCNSDNNLLDMYKEIEGFKSRFYTLGKKFNTYFPYPTNIEEYMPNLMILNSEMEEYHKALQFLKTYGDPNKKLLEIIDYIAFLSETEHHNLLQKIKDKKLSFPDIKEFLIEEIAKRDLENSKLTKHLQGSEKSISSEKDDELTESLQTFEEPVLLKNQNDKTAHQKQDKTDVSRINIVNNTNLKTKKTQEACSNEVTVVNQNKHVIENTKCTIPINTISNINKVEVSKNDSKTIQDSNNSKKLLFQVKKKNNEDNESSRNISSESSFISPKDIIYSSIDKVACDTQREWKMISTMNSKQKPGKKITKKGKNKQIKYIPIQTNNIVYNDIDDSHRKLVERAKAYKQQNDLKNSRDADNLASFVRHSSTSNSYETTNTKKISQSLLNPTEQQAGLSNQIDPSCQWSEYVAADSCPRTHEIHRLDDNITNDTLYETDIDKFLLSLKRQTDQLHLQIYKTQMFENWISYDE; encoded by the exons ATGGCTCAGTACATTGCACATGACATAAGCAAAAAAACTCGGACGAAAGATATAAAGATACAAGATGACGtcacattttttcaaatgggtttctcacaaaatattttggatGGGTTAATAGTCGCTGGATTTCAAAGACCATCTCCTATACAGTTAAAAGCTATCCCATTAGGTCGTTGTGGATTTG ATCTTATAACACGTGCAAAATCAGGAACTGGAAAGACGTTAGTATTTGGCATAATAGCTCTGGAAATGTTAGATATTCAGGTATCATCTCcacaagttttaataatagcaCCTACCAGGGAGATTGCTATTCAAATATCTCATGTTATTAAAGCAATAGGTTCAAAAATAGAAG GATTAAGTGTTGAATATTTTGTGGGAGGAATATCAATAgaagaagataaaaagaaattaagcACATGCCACATAGCTGTTGGTGCTCCAGGCCGACTGGAACACTTAATTGAAAAGAGATTACTCAGAGTTTCAACAATAAGGTTACTTGTTCTTGATGAAGCAGACAAGTTGTTGGagattaattatcaaaaaagtATCAA tcacataatttctaaattaccAACCAACAAGCAAGTTATAGCCTCTAGTGCCACTTATCCTGGAGATTTAGAAACATTTCTGCAAGTATACATGTCTTCTCCAATATTAGTATCACCAGATCTTGATGGACCAATATTGATTGGGATCAAACAATTTGTGGCTGTGGTTTCTGTACATCCCAATTCCATGAAACAg gtaCAAATAAAAGTGGATGAGCTAGTCAAAATTTTTACCAAGATTTCCTTTAAACAATGCCTAGTCTTTACAAATTATCAATCACG AACTCAGtcaataagcaataaaattaattttaaaggtTTTTCATCTTTACATATTTCTGGAAATCAGGACATGACTAATAGATTGGgtacaattgaaaaattgaggAACTTTGAATGTAGAATATTGGTGACCACCGATCTAACTGCAAGAGGTAtagatgtagaaaatataaacatggttgtaaattttgatataccTACGGATGCAGCGACATATTTACATAGAATCGGCAGAGCTGGTCGTTATGGATCTCACGGAAtttctattacaattatttccgAAAATGAGCTTTTATCATTTAGAGAACTATTAACTTCAGTTGGTGGACCAAACTTTTATCTCTTCAAacttaattatgattatgCGGAAGATGTTTGGGCTAGCGATACTGCAGTATTTGAGAAAGTTTATTCGAAGTCCGAGAAAAGTCGTACAGAGTTATCGGATATTGATAAAGCAATTCTTGAATCTGAAAACGGTATACCTATAGTATTACCTATACGTAAATTATCTCCAGAAGTCAATAGtacatcaaaaaataatattgcaaattcttcTGCTGTAAAACATAGTGAATGTGAAAGTGTTGAATTCAGAAACAAAGCGGCCAATGGTACGTCATCATCAGAAAATACTGGTATTACAAAACATAAGGAAAGTAAAAGCGATTTGTTGAAGCATGTTGCAAGTAATGGTACATCATTATcggaagaaaatatttcggaTTTAACTGATATGAaagataatatatgtaaaaatgtttcacCAAAGCATACAACAACCAGTAATACATCATCATCAAAAAgtgatattacaaatattattatgacatacgaaaaacataaaagtatCTTGAAAGATGGAAAATGCCATGGagttgtttataataataaacgtttgaaacaaaaaaaaactaatctagatgagaaaataaagattagttCATTATTTGAACATTATGATCAAGGGAGAATTCAGAGAAAAGCAAATTTTCAACGATCTACTGATATTTCTGAGGAATGTAAAGAAGTATCAACTACTACAGATTCATCCGAGTCAAGAAATACACATAAATGTACGATAACACCTGATAGTTCAAATAGTCCTTCGCCTATGGAgcaattaaatgaaaatatgttCAAAGTAGATTTCTTAAATATGCAGGATCATAAGCTATCAAATGCTGACATTGAAAATATCAGTGAATACATGAAGTCTTTATTAagcgatgaagaagaaaaaaatgatacattGATTTCAGTTTCTACTTGTGAGAACATGGTGGATAACGAAAAAATTTCTCACGATATAGATTCTGCCAAAGATTCTGATTTAATGTATAGTTCGAAATCACCCATAAAAGAATCAGATAATAATAAGAACAATGAAATCTGggatgaattaaataattacttattaatgTATTCTAAAGAAATGAAGGAAAACAACAATGACACTTGtataaatgatgaaaaatctCTGGAGAAAGTAGCTTCCAACTGGAAAGAATTACTTgatcttgaaattaatttattagatgaTATGACCAAAAGTATGACCGACTCTATTCATAAACTAGTGTATGAAGAATATTGTTCTGCACTTAAAATTTTCCTTTGTATCCAAAAGCGGGCTTTCTTATGTGTTTTTCCACAATTTCGTAATGATGAAGAAGTGCAagatacttatatatattcgAAATGTAATTCCGATAATAATTTGTTGGATATGTATAAGGAAATAGAAGGTTTTAAGAGTCGTTTCTATACATtaggaaagaaatttaatacatattttccTTATCCTACAAATATCGAAGAATATATGccaaatttaatgatattaaactcTGAAATGGAAGAATATCACAAAGCACTACAGTTTCTTAAAACATATGGAGATcccaataaaaaattattggaaataATAGATTATATAGCATTTTTAAGTGAAACTGAACATCACAATTTATTGCAgaagataaaagataaaaagttatCTTTTCCAGATATCAAGGAGTTTCTTATAGAAGAAATAGCAAAAAGAGACCtagaaaatagtaaattaacgAAACATTTACAAGGATCTGAAAAATCGATCTCTTCAGAAAAAGATGATGAGTTAACAGAGTCTCTGCAAACGTTTGAAGAGCcagttttattgaaaaatcagaatgATAAGACCGCTCATCAGAAACAAGATAAAACGGATgtttcaagaataaatatagtaaataatacGAAtctaaaaacaaagaaaacacAGGAAGCTTGTTCTAATGAAGTTACAGTTGTCAACCAAAATAAgcatgtaatagaaaatacaaaatgtactaTTCCTATTAATACAATCTCTAATATTAACAAAGTAGAAGTAAGCAAAAACGATTCAAAAACGATTCAAGATTCAaacaatagtaaaaaattattatttcaagtgAAGAAAAAGAACAATGAAGATAATGAAAGTTCTCGGAATATCTCCAGCGAGTCATCATTTATATCACCTAaggatattatatattcaagtaTTGATAAAGTTGCATGCGACACTCAAAGAGAGTGGAAAATGATATCCACGATGAATAGTAAACAGAAACCTGGCAAAAAGATCactaaaaaaggaaaaaacaagcaaatcaaatatatacctatacaaacaaataatattgtttataatgaTATAGATGATTCACATAGGAAACTTGTTGAACGAGCAAAAGCTTATAAACAACAGAATGATTTAAAGAATAGCAGAGATGCAGATAATTTAGCTAGTTTTGTCAGACATTCAAGTACATCAAATTCATATGAAACTAcaaatacaaagaaaatttctcaatctttattaaatccAACCGAGCAGCAAGCAGGCTTATCAAATCAAATCGATCCTTCCTGTCAATGGAGTGAGTATGTAGCCGCCGATTCTTGTCCTCGTACACACG aaattcaTAGATTGGATGATAATATAACAAACGATACTCTGTACGAAACGGATATCGATAAGTTCCTATTATCTTTAAAAAGGCAAACAGATCAGTTGCATCTACAGATTTACAAGACTCAAATGTTTGAGAATTGGATTTCGTACGATGAATGA
- the LOC105673987 gene encoding HCLS1-associated protein X-1 isoform X2: MSFFDFFRSFLGLNRRNVDFGTSEFGDHDSHRDSFRNPIWQSDDDDDDIDDFRHHGNGVHFNIFNDSVKMTRYFESQMDNMLKNFFGFNFYGDETIQALPFTEPEENENLRDQMLKSVTDELFNKASTLPERKIDTDLDKQITMEKLFKTNKEKVEIEKSFAQHNFFFKQFVQKGIHNSDGTMEQKQIFKDSEGNMKTIVTKEIGDKRYITTIIRDKDGYVTRSETVFHISETYSIHKEKEFSTS, encoded by the exons ATGtcattctttgatttttttcgaaGTTTTCTCGGTTTGAATCGTCGAAACGTCGATTTTGGCACAAGCGa ATTCGGTGATCATGATTCACACAGAGATAGTTTTCGTAATCCAATCTGGCAGAgtgacgatgacgacgacgacataGATGACTTTAG gCATCATGGAAATGGCGTgcatttcaacatttttaacgATTCGGTTAAAATGACGCGTTACTTTGAGTCACAGATGgataatatgttaaaaaatttctttggatttaatttttatg gagATGAAACTATTCAAGCATTACCATTTACTGAAcctgaagaaaatgaaaatttacgtGACCAAATGTTGAAATCTGTAACAGATGAACTTTTTAATAAGGCAAGCACGCTACCTGAACGGAAAATAGATACAGATTTAGATAAACA GATTACTAtggaaaaacttttcaaaacaaacaaggaaaaagtagaaattgaaaaatctttCGCAcagcacaattttttttttaaacaatttgttcAGAAAGGGATACACAATTCTGATGGAACTATGGAGCAGAAACAAATATTCAAAGATAGTGAAGGTAATATGAAGACAATagttacaaaagaaattggagataaaagatatattacaaCTATAATAAGGGATAAAGATGGATACGTAACAAGATCCGAGACTGTGTTTCATATATCTGAaa CATACTCGATtcacaaagaaaaagaattctcAACATCTTAA
- the Sys1 gene encoding protein SYS1 homolog, producing the protein MNTLSGQFRKTMWDPILIISQIIAVQTVMYFCLGLLIWIVASILGSTKSLDYAFQYKEIHVRDFGGRLVIVMFILNALVGAFALWWLVQRTKLCMDFACTAHWIHLICCWIYNGTYPISFSWWCLNLVSLSIMCVCGEFLCMRTELQAIPLSMNSQKTAL; encoded by the coding sequence ATGAATACTCTTTCTGGACAGTTTCGCAAGACAATGTGGGATCCCATTCTcataatttctcaaataattgcTGTACAGACTGTTATGTACTTCTGCCTTGGATTATTGATTTGGATCGTTGCGTCTATACTGGGATCAACAAAATCACTGGATTATGCCTTTCAATACAAAGAGATACATGTTCGTGACTTTGGAGGACGCTTGGTTATTGTTATGTTTATTCTGAATGCACTTGTGGGTGCATTTGCATTATGGTGGCTAGTGCAAAGAACCAAACTTTGCATGGATTTTGCATGTACAGCTCATTGGATTCATTTGATTTGTTGTTGGATATATAATGGAACTTATCCAATATCTTTCAGCTGGTGGTGTTTAAATCTTGTGTCGTTAAGTATAATGTGTGTCTGTGGAGAATTTCTTTGTATGAGAACAGAATTACAAGCGATACCTTTAAGTATGAATAGTCAGAAAACAGCTTTATGA
- the ND-13A gene encoding NADH dehydrogenase [ubiquinone] iron-sulfur protein 6, mitochondrial, giving the protein MATKRMNELCVPFIKLCKGNTSITSTITQRTYATVNEGDTQVTHTGQVFEQDDYRLVRFLNRPKEVNNNWAIKLIDEVPPALKKERIVACDGGGGPLGHPKVYINLDKPGNHTCGYCGLRFHKEDHH; this is encoded by the exons atgGCGACTAAAAGGATGAACGAATTATGTGTTCCTTTCATCAAATTATGCAAAGGAAATACATCTATAACAAGTACAATAACGCAACGTACATACGCAACTGTGAATGAAGGTGATACTCAAGTAACTCACACTGGTCAA gTGTTTGAACAAGATGATTATCGGTTggtaagatttttaaatagacCAAAggaagttaataataattgggCTATCAAGTTGATAGATGAAGTACCACCAGCCCTTAAAAAGGAAAGAATTGTAGCTTgtgatggtggtggtggtcCTCTTGGACATCCTAAAGTTTACATAAATCTT GATAAACCAGGTAATCATACCTGTGGTTATTGTGGCTTGCGTTTTCATAAGGAAGATCACCATTAG
- the LOC105673987 gene encoding HCLS1-associated protein X-1 isoform X1, whose protein sequence is MSFFDFFRSFLGLNRRNVDFGTSEFGDHDSHRDSFRNPIWQSDDDDDDIDDFRHHGNGVHFNIFNDSVKMTRYFESQMDNMLKNFFGFNFYGDETIQALPFTEPEENENLRDQMLKSVTDELFNKASTLPERKIDTDLDKQITMEKLFKTNKEKVEIEKSFAQHNFFFKQFVQKGIHNSDGTMEQKQIFKDSEGNMKTIVTKEIGDKRYITTIIRDKDGYVTRSETVFHISENGLTDTGKWPPAKNNINDDDSTTHNRFPWEKFFALYPRGSL, encoded by the exons ATGtcattctttgatttttttcgaaGTTTTCTCGGTTTGAATCGTCGAAACGTCGATTTTGGCACAAGCGa ATTCGGTGATCATGATTCACACAGAGATAGTTTTCGTAATCCAATCTGGCAGAgtgacgatgacgacgacgacataGATGACTTTAG gCATCATGGAAATGGCGTgcatttcaacatttttaacgATTCGGTTAAAATGACGCGTTACTTTGAGTCACAGATGgataatatgttaaaaaatttctttggatttaatttttatg gagATGAAACTATTCAAGCATTACCATTTACTGAAcctgaagaaaatgaaaatttacgtGACCAAATGTTGAAATCTGTAACAGATGAACTTTTTAATAAGGCAAGCACGCTACCTGAACGGAAAATAGATACAGATTTAGATAAACA GATTACTAtggaaaaacttttcaaaacaaacaaggaaaaagtagaaattgaaaaatctttCGCAcagcacaattttttttttaaacaatttgttcAGAAAGGGATACACAATTCTGATGGAACTATGGAGCAGAAACAAATATTCAAAGATAGTGAAGGTAATATGAAGACAATagttacaaaagaaattggagataaaagatatattacaaCTATAATAAGGGATAAAGATGGATACGTAACAAGATCCGAGACTGTGTTTCATATATCTGAaa ATGGATTAACAGACACTGGAAAATGGCCACCtgcaaaaaataacataaatgaTGATGATTCAACAACTCACAATCGTTTTCCATGGGAAAAATTTTTCGCTCTCTATCCAAGAGGTTCTTTATAG